The window TTTATCCCTCTGATAGTCTATATGAGCGATGCTGTGGGTACGCAGATGGAGGCGATGATTATTCGCGAACTAAATAACAATGAGAAACTCAACTTTGGCAATTTCTTCAAAAGGCAGCTCCTAGTGGTAAGTACGATTGGGGTAATCATTGCTAGTATCGCTACAGGAATTGTTGGAGTCTGGAAATCTGATTTTGATCTAGCAATAGTGGTTGGCATCTCATTATTATCTGGTATCTTGACTTCACTTGTCACGGGGGCGGTGATGCCATATTTCTTCTGGAGGCTTCATCAAGATCCAGCTGAAGCAAGTGGACCTGTAGCTACTGTAATCCAAGATTTCTTGAGTGTTTTGGTATTTTTTCTAATCGCTTCTATTTTGCTATAATATCTATATGACTACATCACAGATACGCCAATCATTCTTAGATTATTTTGCTAGCAAAGGGTGTCATATTATTCCTTCAGCATCCCTAGTCCCTAAAGATGATCCGACAGTACTGTTTAATATTGCAGGGATGCAGCCAATCGTCCCTTTCCTTAAAGGTCGACCACATCCAGCTGGTACACGATTAGCCAATTCACAAAAATGTGTCAGGACATCTGATCTGGAAGAAGTCGGAGATAGCTCACATTTGACATTTTTTGAGATGCTTGGTCATTGGAGCTTGGGGGATTATTACAAAAAAGAAGCCTTGGAGTGGATCTGGGAATGGCTAACATCTCCAGAATATCTTGGACTAGATAGCTCAAAACTTTATGCAACTGTCTACGAAGGTGATCAGGAAATACCCAGAGACGATCAGAGTATTGGAATTTGGCAAGAAATCTTTAATAGTCA of the Candidatus Saccharibacteria bacterium genome contains:
- a CDS encoding magnesium transporter, which produces MFNEVKVRLTWLIIGLIASLLTAGLINNFDQVLDRNLVLASFIPLIVYMSDAVGTQMEAMIIRELNNNEKLNFGNFFKRQLLVVSTIGVIIASIATGIVGVWKSDFDLAIVVGISLLSGILTSLVTGAVMPYFFWRLHQDPAEASGPVATVIQDFLSVLVFFLIASILL